The proteins below are encoded in one region of Triticum aestivum cultivar Chinese Spring chromosome 1B, IWGSC CS RefSeq v2.1, whole genome shotgun sequence:
- the LOC123084399 gene encoding Bowman-Birk type trypsin inhibitor-like, translated as MRPQVLFTALAVVVVLAAALPVIHGQGATPSASLCCNNCGTCTRSIPPRCTCMDASPSGCNPACKTCDKSTIAGRDSFQCKDRVANFCQRSCTKAT; from the exons ATGAGGCCCCAGGTGCTGTTCACCGCGCTGGCCGTCGTCGTCGTCCTTGCAGCTGCTCTGCCCGTCATCCACGGCCAAG GTGCCACCCCAAGCGCGTCGCTGTGCTGCAACAACTGCGGCACCTGCACCAGGTCCATCCCGCCCAGGTGCACGTGCATGGACGCCTCGCCCAGCGGCTGCAACCCGGCCTGCAAGACCTGCGACAAGTCCACCATCGCCGGCCGCGACAGCTTCCAGTGCAAGGACCGTGTCGCAAACTTCTGCCAGCGCAGCTGCACTAAGGCCACATGA